In a single window of the Oryctolagus cuniculus chromosome 2, mOryCun1.1, whole genome shotgun sequence genome:
- the TEX261 gene encoding protein TEX261 — MWFMYVLSWLSLFIQVAFITLAVAAGLYYLAELIEEYTVATSRIIKYMIWFSTAVLIGLYVFERFPASMIGVGLFTNLVYFGLLQTFPFIMLTSPNFILSCGLVVVNHYLAFQFFAEEYYPFSEVLAYFTFCLWIIPFAFFVSLSAGENVLPSTMQPGDDVVSNYFTKGKRGKRLGILVVFNFIKEAILPSRQKIY, encoded by the exons ATGTGGTTCATGTACGTGCTGAGCTGGCTGTCGCTGTTCATCCAAGTGGCCTTCATCACGCTGGCCGTCG CGGCCGGACTCTACTACCTGGCAGAGCTGATAGAAGAATACACAGTGGCCACCAGCAGGATCATCAAGTACATGATCTGG TTCTCCACGGCCGTGCTGATCGGCCTCTACGTCTTTGAGCGCTTCCCCGCCAGCATGATTGGCGTGGGCCTCTTCACCAACCTCGTCTACTTCGGCCTCCTGCAGACCTTCCCCTTCATCATGCTGACCTCGCCCAACTTCATCCTGTCTTGCG GCCTGGTGGTGGTGAATCATTACCTAGCATTTCAGTTTTTTGCGGAAGAATATTACCCCTTCTCAGAG GTCCTGGCCTATTTCACTTTCTGCCTGTGGATAATCCCGTTTGCATTCTTCGTGTCACTTTCGGCTGGGGAGAACGTCCTGCCCTCCACCATGCAGCCAGGAG ATGACGTGGTCTCCAATTACTTCACCAAAGGCAAGCGGGGCAAACGCTTAGGCATCCTGGTTGTCTTCAACTTCATCAAAGAGGCCATTCTGCCCAGTCGTCAGAAGATATACTGA
- the ANKRD53 gene encoding ankyrin repeat domain-containing protein 53: MLGLQGSGPGGWGRKTSEAPGAAGRVPNTLGGSARSAAAALGAAQGRENQATAPGRPGLSRPLVGRERAGGSLAGKDGEQLSPDLLRLAPSGGHQVSLKVIGNTPESRLPSPIEESDQRVFGNYYQLFAASVGDVEWLRFCLNQRRGEIEANDKGFAAIHLAAQQGQLTCLQVLIDEYEFPVDLPTHGGETALHLVIHKDNEPVALPCIQYLLEKGANLDAQTHNGSTPLHLAACEGLLGCVKVLVQRGANVHAQDALGCKPIDYCKMWNHRTCARFLKDAMWKRDKDDFAREMGKVKRLKEQLALIELDYLTEYQKEHKVLREEDFTKWLRCKLFNQRHSLLTKDKQVASTRSRPTILPKTSEYQGPQTSQSSQPWGKKQLGSIQQCPARLPTKPIYRRPPLRRPKMWNPSNNPASSPPTQFSYPQGIRLGVHPDSCREQDFSSFLEVIPGPHGYAWLHTANGHWVAPVPRLPLEVMVRELYPQKQPYRMKVPQGFRAITIKDVPHKRHLDNRTFWTDTLAMSLRETFDEGFLANVRAHRGLPALPTPTSPL, from the exons ATGCTGGGCCTCCAGGGCAGTGGCCCGGGCGGGTGGGGTCGGAAGACCTCGGAAGCGCCCGGAGCGGCCGGCCGGGTTCCTAACACCCTGGGGGGCTCGGCCCGCAGCGCTGCGGCGGCCCTGGGAGCAGCGCAGGGCCGGGAGAACCAAGCTACAGCCCCGGGACGGCCTGGGCTCTCGCGCCCTCTCGTTGGGCGGGAGCGGGCAGGCGGGAGCCTGGCGGGGAAGGATGGCGAGCAGCTCAGCCCCGACCTGCTCCGCCTGGCTCCTTCCGGCGGGCATCAAGTCTCCCTGAAGGTCATCGGGAATACCCCAGAGTCCAGGCTGCCCAG CCCCATCGAGGAGTCCGACCAGAGGGTCTTTGGGAACTATTACCAGCTGTTCGCGGCCTCGGTGGGCGATGTGGAATGGCTGCGGTTCTGCTTGAACCAGCGCCGCGGGGAAATCGAGGCCAACGACAAG GGCTTCGCTGCTATCCACTTGGCAGCCCAGCAGGGCCAGCTGACCTGCCTGCAGGTCCTGATAGACGAGTACGAGTTCCCCGTGGACCTGCCCACCCATGGCGGCGAGACAGCCCTGCACCTCGTCATCCACAAGGACAACGAGCCCGTGGCCCTCCCGTGCATTCAGTACCTGCTCGAGAAAGGGGCGAACCTCGATGC TCAGACACACAATGGCTCCACACCCCTGCACCTGGCAGCTTGCGAGGGCCTGCTGGGCTGTGTGAAGGTACTGGTGCAGAGGGGCGCCAATGTCCACGCCCAAGACGCCTTGGGCTGCAAACCCATTGACTACTGCAAGATGTGGAACCACCGCACCTGTGCCCG GTTCTTGAAGGATGCCATGTGGAAACGGGACAAGGATGACTTTGCCCGTGAGATGGGGAAAGTGAAGAGGCTCAAGGAGCAGCTGGCCCTCATAGAGCTGGACTACCTGACTGAGTACCAA AAGGAACACAAGGTTCTGAGAGAGGAGGATTTCACCAAGTGGCTCCGCTGCAAGTTGTTCAACCAGCGCCACTCTCTGCTCACCAAGGATAAGCAAGTGGCCAGTACCCGATCCCGCCCCACCATCCTCCCTAAAACCTCAGAATACCAAGGCCCGCAGACTTCCCagagctcccagccctgggggaaGAAACAGCTTGGAAGCATACAGCAGTGCCCGGCGCGGTTGCCCACCAAGCCCATCTACAGGCGGCCCCCACTCAGGCGGCCCAAAATGTGGAATCCTAGCAACAACCCCGCCAGTTCTCCCCCGACCCAGTTCAGCTACCCGCAGGGCATCCGCCTGGGCGTGCATCCAGACTCCTGCAGGGAGCAAGACTTCAGCAGCTTCCTGGAGGTGATCCCCGGCCCCCATGGCTACGCATGGCTGCACACGGCCAATGGCCACTGGGTGGCGCCCGTGCCCCGGCTGCCTTTGGAGGTGATGGTCCGCGAGCTGTACCCACAGAAGCAGCCGTACAGGATGAAGGTACCCCAGGGCTTTCGTGCCATCACCATCAAGGACGTGCCCCACAAGCGGCACTTGGACAACCGCACCTTTTGGACCGACACTCTGGCCATGAGCCTGCGCGAGACATTTGACGAAGGCTTCCTGGCCAACGTGCGAGCTCACCGggggctccctgctctgcccacccccacaaGCCCTCTGTAA